The following are from one region of the Plasmodium gaboni strain SY75 chromosome 12, whole genome shotgun sequence genome:
- a CDS encoding hypothetical protein (conserved Plasmodium protein, unknown function): MGKLIDEKCEIKRIDDVEYIKQNIKESVNHNIECMDASDNNNNNNNTRNNINNVSIINKPDDENNERDKLKILNNKENNINPTTITKLLNINHEDNVISYNYTLVSYKNYNIFFISHNGKFASWVYSHNVMLPMSVDQETEIIFGERNYPYLEIFCSKFMKDHATLLKYKPIIFAISIYNMSFNDTKILTQIFDHLSNIIKETRPT; encoded by the coding sequence ATGGGAAAGCTTATAGATGAAAAGTGCgaaattaaaagaatagATGATgttgaatatattaaacaaaatattaaagaatCAGTTAATCATAATATAGAATGTATGGATGCCTctgataataataataataataataatacaaggaataatataaataatgtgagtatcataaataaacctgatgatgaaaataatgaaagGGACAAactaaaaatattaaataacaaagaaaataatataaatccTACCACAATTACAAAATTgttaaatataaatcatgAAGATAATgttatatcatataattatacattagtatcatataaaaattataatatattttttatatctcATAATGGAAAATTTGCTTCGTGGGTTTATTCACATAATGTTATGTTGCCTATGTCTGTAGATCAAGAAACAGAAATTATTTTTGGTGAAAGAAATTATCCTTACTTAGAAATTTTTTGTTCAAAGTTTATGAAAGATCATGCAACacttttaaaatataaaccAATCATTTTTGCAATATctatttataatatgtcTTTTAATGATACCAAAATTTTGACACAAATATTTGACCATTTAAGTAACATTATAAAGGAAACACGTCcaacataa
- a CDS encoding putative general transcription factor 3C polypeptide 5, with product MIREGSEKEDKSFVRVYKNKEKNKEIYFETIRKDKYICVEVPGRIKKGSNGLSAVESLGGLHKITEVFNHHKNKYNYDETIVLRINNNDMYSSFISATCTKVNNILIKIKRTRKNNYKFEFIGFVKYFYYFNNMSDFYYIPSFYNRYDYNINYIHFLQKGKTPQKXXXXXXXXXXXXXQKNENIKDVDKQNETYDPNQKYQQNVCDINLLNNDNFFIFNNNQIYNTMNNTQNVNTGNMINYYNSNQELNQIIDIEKSKTNENNLYNNINYNCINIDNNNSNNDNFDNPSDMQNDQIYCNNSMKGSQNIMNNKLTHLNENTGLPAFSPYEQFSSFPYHNEEVELLYKQLVDKKIFKDDDLSYDDDNYNNNNMHTERNYSSDESEAYELHCSIHSKCINPYDYKSYESHITNKYIREYKHIISKFSPPIDSKEEIKQGDLAKFLKGLIHIPNNDLMSNVSLNTTNDMDNKNDYADNINKYDHNYNHIIHNVNNPNEDHKQMDATIIDDLYNEENNLMLNKKTKNEDINNYSNKIIVTKKPVHCNPIAKYDDEYLPINPFESALKKYVSDELYNRVKLLFEIRPIWCKDVLLEHVENISTYCLKSCFSKICFYFADGPWRRTYCKYGYDPRKDPTSYIYQTIDFRYNLSREIKTKDIEEINKCISKKKLYIDTTITNLLKKRKKKNKVFNVMLQYNNIHNPDNLMNENIKKREYDINYDKRNNMINSHYYNVQNNIMYGENPNSSNEFNSYLKNKENNNYNIYQNDIYDKDENIFFHEDEEINDILQFLKKSKTISLMEHFRSEAHFSVTPLKLSTMYQFIDIYDNNVMTFLLNLRTQRVCSRENGWIDSKDLAKIRDILSVRSVTLRRAHFK from the coding sequence atgattaGGGAGGGTAGCGAAAAGGAAGATAAATCTTTTGTGAGggtttataaaaataaagaaaaaaataaagaaatatattttgaaacAATACgaaaagataaatatatttgtgtaGAAGTGCCAGGAAGAATCAAAAAGGGTTCTAATGGATTATCAGCGGTAGAAAGTTTAGGAGGGTTACATAAAATTACAGAAGTATTTAATcatcataaaaataaatataattatgatgaaACTATAGTTTTaagaattaataataatgatatgtATTCTTCTTTCATATCAGCTACATGTACAAAagttaataatatattaataaaaataaaaagaacaaggaaaaataattataagtTTGAATTCATTGGTTTtgttaaatatttttattattttaataatatgagcgatttttattatattccATCATTCTATAATAgatatgattataatataaactatattcattttttacaaaaagGAAAGACACCTCAAAAANNNNNNNNNNNNNNNNNNNNNNNNNNNNNNNNNNNNNAACagaaaaatgaaaatataaaagatgtagataaacaaaatgaaacaTATGATCCAAATCAAAAATATCAACAAAATGTTTGtgatataaatttattaaataatgataacttttttatttttaataataatcaaatatataatactatgaataatacacaaaatgtaaatacaggaaatatgataaattattataattcaaATCAAGAATTAAACCAAATTATAGATATAGAAAAATCTAaaacaaatgaaaataatttatataacaatataaattataattgtataaatattgataataataatagtaataatgACAATTTTGATAATCCAAGTGATATGCAAAACGATCAAATTTATTGTAATAACTCAATGAAGGGCTCgcaaaatataatgaataataaattaacacatttaaatgaaaatacaGGCCTTCCCGCATTTTCACCTTATGAACAATTTTCATCTTTTCCTTATCATAACGAAGAAGTCGAattgttatataaacaactggtggataaaaaaatatttaaagaCGATGATTTGTCatatgatgatgataattataataataataatatgcATACAGAAAGAAATTATTCCTCAGATGAAAGTGAAGCGTATGAATTACATTGTTCTATTCATAGTAAATGTATAAATCCTTATGATTATAAAAGTTATGAGTCACATATTacaaacaaatatataagagaatataaacatattataagTAAATTTTCTCCACCTATTGATTCAAAAGAGGAAATAAAACAAGGAGATCTAgcaaaatttttaaaaggATTGATACACATACCAAATAATGATCTTATGTCAAATGTTTCATTAAATACAACAAATGATATggataataaaaatgattatgctgataatataaataagtatgatcataattataatcatattattcacaATGTGAATAATCCAAACGAGGACCATAAACAAATGGATGCAACTATCATTGATGATTTATAcaatgaagaaaataatttaatgttaaataaaaaaactaaaaatgaagatataaataattacagtaataaaattattgtTACCAAAAAACCTGTACATTGTAATCCTATAGCTaaatatgatgatgaaTATTTACCGATCAATCCATTTGAATCAgctttaaaaaaatatgtctcagatgaattatataatagaGTTAAATTACTTTTTGAAATTAGGCCAATATGGTGTAAAGATGTTTTATTAGAACATGttgaaaatataagtaCATATTGTTTAAAAAGCTGTTTCTCAAAAATTTGCTTTTATTTTGCTGACGGTCCATGGAGAAGAACCTATTGTAAATATGGATATGATCCTCGTAAAGATCCAAcaagttatatatatcaaacCATCGATTTCAGATATAATCTCAGTAGagaaataaaaacaaaagaTATAGAAGagataaataaatgtatttctaagaaaaagttatatatagataCTACAATAACGAATTTGTTAAAAAAGcggaaaaaaaaaaataaagtatTCAATGTTATGttacaatataataatatacataatcCAGACAATTTAATGAATGagaatattaaaaaaagagaatatgatataaattatgataaaaggaataatatgataaactcacattattataatgtacaaaataatattatgtatgGGGAAAACCCTAATTCTTCAAATGAATTCAATAGttatttaaaaaacaaagaaaacaataattataatatttatcaaaatgatatatatgataaagacgaaaatattttttttcatgaAGATGAAGAAATTAATGATATCCTTCAGTTTTTGAAAAAATCCAAAACCATATCTCTTATGGAACATTTTCGTTCCGAAGCACATTTTTCTGTCACACCATTAAAACTGTCAACTATGTATCAGtttatagatatatatgacAACAATGTAATGacctttttattaaatcTGAGAACACAAAGAGTTTGTTCACGAGAAAATGGTTGGATCGATAGTAAAGATCTAGCCAAAATTAGAGACATTTTATCAGTCCGATCCGTTACATTACGAAGAGCTCATTTTAAATGA
- a CDS encoding hypothetical protein (conserved Plasmodium protein, unknown function) has product MLKLNKIYKMNHRNNYTALLNEEKNKINVILNEYTDIIYNNNSKRCKNKYKNMKNIHNIIYSSVLKNYKNVYFYKNMLKIVENRKNDLTLHQINIILNSLIKAKIYKYSIFNSFEEPILKHLNNIHIMINDNFFKNYIKIIEHNRTEKKNIYIPTTTFFFPNEHIKLYFNIWNTYNNSNNVNLISGQFDILIHIFNSYVHFSCHNFLCNTLFFFITKNYLFIKNKKNNLLNVWLLYIKNILSKHTIINLQQNLAVNTESEKKKNILTKKKFFNHTKLYRYQYFFNIKMKTIYNYIIAYKKKKNIKKYINKDNHNYKSYNTIFCKNYLSSVLKYITILILKKDKYLLLQKKKINKNKNLYISNGYMYKYKYSNVHISSNFAFNYLIKFNFIDNHFLLKKKYFPQMLLNDITFLQNFLIFLYNMKFKSNMLERYVKGITRNKNMTNVDE; this is encoded by the coding sequence atgTTGAAACTTAATAAGATCTATAAAATGAATCATAGGAATAATTATACAGcattattaaatgaagagaagaataaaataaatgtcattttaaatgaatatacagatattatatataataataatagtaaaagatgtaaaaacaaatataagaatatgaaaaatattcataatattatttatagtagtgttttaaaaaattacaagaatgtatatttttataaaaacatgTTAAAAATTGTTGAAAATAGGAAAAATGATCTTACCCTTcatcaaataaatattatattaaacTCATTAATAAAAGcaaaaatttataaatattctatatttaattcttttgAAGAACCAATATTAaaacatttaaataatatacatataatgattaatgataatttttttaaaaactatattaaaataattgaACACAATAGgacagaaaaaaaaaatatatatatacctactactacatttttttttcctaaTGAGCATATAAAActatattttaatatatggaatacttataataattcaaataatgTAAATTTAATTTCTGGACAATTTGATATACtcattcatatttttaacaGCTATGTTCATTTCTCATGTCacaattttttatgtaacactttgttcttttttataacaaaaaattatttatttataaaaaataaaaaaaacaacttattaaatgtttggcttttatatataaaaaatattttatccAAACATACtataataaatttacaACAAAATTTGGCAGTGAATACAGAAAGcgaaaaaaagaaaaatattttaacaaaaaaaaaatttttcaATCATACAAAATTGTACAGatatcaatattttttcaacattaaaatgaaaactatttataattatatcattgcctataaaaaaaaaaaaaacataaaaaagtatattAACAAAGACaatcataattataagtcatataatacaatattttgtaaaaattATCTATCTAGCgttttaaaatatataaccATACTAATATTGAAGAAAGACAAATATCTTTTacttcaaaaaaaaaaaattaataaaaataaaaatttatatatatcaaatggttatatgtataaatataaatattcaaatGTACATATATCTAGTAATTTTGcatttaattatttaatcAAATTCAATTTTATCGATAATCACTTtttattaaagaaaaaatattttcctcaaatgttattaaatgatataacGTTTCTTCAAAATTTCTTAATTTTCTTGTACAACATGAAGTTTAAATCAAACATGCTTGAGAGATATGTAAAAGGAATAACAAGAAACAAGAACATGACCAATGTGGATGAATAA
- a CDS encoding hypothetical protein (conserved Plasmodium protein, unknown function), translating into MSLTLIRHDEEEKRKNSVHNPTGRIGHSLHFYYDISENNNTSEHSSIQEKEENKLNDDNINDDNINDDNINDDNINDDNINDDNINDDNINDDNINDDNINDDNINDDNINDDNINDDNISEEKNDMHSFNHHFNGKYKIILYGGGLLDYDFAKNYASEFLMNVHGEYMKSENNENNNDRKGNINDSTSLENYLIKTYNDTYICEEENGKFINWKKIKTYNAPSPRAFQASCVVNLGRNGVFLFIHGGKTKNNILADNKLHALNLTVVSSYGNNENATNDENEHDNNESESYNNNILSESNNDNILSESNNNNIQSDNNNNNNNNNNINKGNYHSDDERNNYNEPPKKIEENNINHAKNSDMLNEHEINSVNNICIGNNIKKNKTHRNYSSSSDVESNNHVSSSVPTLTSSSNSSDSSKLSRPPFYFKNEKDMINNNNDVCINSRKPINDMLKTDTSSCSNYSSDYSYSSESEQIKRKWVEIRVKGKKPSKRYGHSLDFLYPHLILFGGNDEMCDEDHSYCKNDLWILNIEKCKKGKEKKDGHIHFYLYFIWEEINYQYVNPLGRSFHSTAIWYDAKKKKNNLILYGGKMKDQNLCSRIFLLQFNGYVWSWSILPVYVNSLNEHRAYHSMICVNNYLFIIGGEEYNYKYIEKMPSALYSFESKKFQYINDFTAKACLKCFAKQDIIYSWGGFTDIPFDHNFFPNNFVLLNMNVHIASTQMKDGLSEENEGNFSLIMNIEDNPDDNIYKRMNKRVMKIENKKNQLEKDLSYQIKLNENMNSRLKEQITQYQKITYLLNVKNKQNEYLLDLLKKKNDYMVDNIKGQLENNNILVSADVQNNNFINNNFSFNNINNSYNGYQNSNLIPENTLNATNANNMHNEINSNNNNNNNNNNNNAVDNINSYNEIAFTQSVQNYINPNGTTKDNIQNGLQNNIQQFSQSLNELNVFNNEQIKSDLLNIENNISNTFGNTNSYYLNGNNNVNNNNFDFNLNANDYSNFVPDKLPLYNNSPDLFINNNMNLLNDASTSHVNFPIANSQVVQVNNNFIDNMEASVKDNICVENTLNEIKAPEVEMPSNQRARRKTAEKCLKLIEQDRLSRMQSESNAQ; encoded by the coding sequence atgtcATTAACATTAATTCGCCATGATGAAGAggaaaaaagaaaaaatagTGTTCATAACCCCACGGGGCGGATAGGACATTCTCTTCacttttattatgatataagcgaaaataataatacttCGGAACATAGCTCAATAcaagaaaaagaagaaaataaacTGAATGAcgataatataaatgacgataatataaatgatgataatataaatgatgataatataaatgatgataatataaatgatgataatataaatgacgataatataaatgacgataatataaatgacgataatataaatgatgataatataaatgacgataatataaatgacgataatataaatgatgataatataagtGAGGAGAAGAATGATATGCATAGTTTTAATCATCATTTTAATGggaaatataaaataatattatatggTGGTGGGTTACTAGATTATGATTTTGCCAAAAATTATGCGAGTGAATTTTTAATGAATGTTCATGGTGAATATATGAAATctgaaaataatgaaaataataatgatagaaaaggtaatataaatgattCAACAAGTTtagaaaattatttaattaaaacatataatgatacatatatatgtgaagaagaaaatggaaaatttataaactggaaaaaaattaaaactTATAATGCACCATCACCTAGGGCTTTTCAAGCTTCATGTGTAGTAAATCTAGGACGTAATGGagtatttttatttatacatgGAGGAAAAAcaaagaataatatattagCAGATAATAAATTGCATGCCTTGAATTTAACAGTTGTGTCATCATATGGTAATAATGAGAATGCGACgaatgatgaaaatgaacATGACAATAATGAAAGTGAaagttataataataatattttaagtgaaagtaataatgataatattttaagtgaaagtaataataataatattcaaagtgacaataataataataataataataataataatattaataagGGTAATTATCATAGTGATGATGAAAGGAACAATTATAATGAACCCCCTAAAAAAattgaagaaaataatattaatcaTGCAAAGAACTCAGATATGTTAAACGAACATGAAATAAATTCTGTGAATAATATTTGCATtggtaataatataaaaaaaaataaaactCATAGGAACTACTCATCCTCATCAGATGTAGAATCAAATAATCATGTTTCCTCATCAGTCCCTACACTAACGTCATCCTCAAATTCATCAGATTCATCAAAATTGTCTCGACCTCCATTTTACTTTAAAAACGAAAAAgatatgataaataataataatgatgtATGCATAAATTCTCGTAAGCCTATCAATGATATGTTAAAAACGGACACATCTAGTTGCTCTAATTACAGTTCTGATTATTCATATTCAAGTGAATCTGaacaaattaaaagaaaatggGTCGAAATAAGAGTTAAAGGGAAAAAACCTAGCAAGAGATATGGACATAGTTTAGATTTTTTATATCCccatttaattttatttggTGGGAATGATGAAATGTGTGATGAAGATCATTCTTATTGTAAAAATGATTTATGGATTttaaatattgaaaaatgtaaaaaaggaaaagaaaaaaaagatggacatatacatttttatttatattttatatgggaagaaataaattatcAATATGTAAATCCATTAGGAAGATCTTTTCATTCAACTGCCATATGGTATGatgcaaaaaaaaaaaaaaataatttaattttatatggTGGTAAAATGAAAGATCAAAATCTTTGTAgtagaatatttttattacaattTAATGGATATGTATGGTCTTGGTCTATTCTACCTGTATATGTTAATTCTTTAAATGAACATAGAGCATATCATTCTATGATATGTgttaataattatttatttattataggaggtgaagaatataattataaatatatagaaaaaatgCCTTCAGCTTTATATTCTTTTGAATCCAAAAAAtttcaatatattaatgattTTACAGCAAAGGCATGTTTAAAATGTTTTGCAAAACAAgatattatttattcatgGGGGGGCTTTACAGATATACCCTTTGATCATAATTTCTTCCcaaataattttgttttgCTTAATATGAATGTACATATCGCTTCTACACAAATGAAAGATGGATTATCAGAAGAGAATGAAGGAAATTTTAGCTTAATTATGAACATAGAGGATAATCCAGATgacaatatatataaaaggaTGAATAAAAGAGTAATgaaaatagaaaataaaaaaaatcaaCTAGAAAAAGATTTATCATATCAGATcaaattaaatgaaaatatgaattCTCGCTTAAAGGAACAAATAACACAATATCAAAAGATTACATATTTGTTAAATGTAAAGAATAAGCAGAATGAATATTTGTTagatttattaaaaaaaaaaaatgattacatggtagataatataaaaggaCAATtggaaaataataatatccTTGTTAGTGCAGATgtacaaaataataattttataaataacaatttttctttcaataatataaataatagtTATAATGGATATCAAAACTCTAACCTTATTCCTGAAAATACATTAAATGCTACGAACGCAAATAATATGcataatgaaataaatagcaataataataataataataataataataataataatgcagtggataatataaatagttACAATGAAATTGCCTTCACTCAAAGTgtacaaaattatataaatccCAACGGAACTACAAAAgataatatacaaaatgGTTTACAAAATAACATACAACAATTCTCTCAATCtttaaatgaattaaatgTTTTCAATAATGAACAAATCAAAAGtgatttattaaatattgaaaataatatatcaaacACATTTGGAAATACAAATagttattatttaaatggaaataataatgttaataataacaattttGATTTTAACTTAAATGCAAATGACTATTCAAATTTTGTTCCTGATAAATTACCGCTTTATAACAATTCACCTGACCTGttcataaataataacatgAATTTGCTGAACGACGCTAGTACTAGCCATGTTAATTTTCCGATAGCTAATTCTCAAGTTGTTCAggtaaataataattttattgACAATATGGAAGCAAGTGTAAAAGACAACATATGTGTGGAGAATAcattaaatgaaataaaagCGCCTGAAGTGGAAATGCCATCAAATCAAAGGGCTCGTAGAAAAACAGCTGAAAAATGtttaaaattaatagaGCAAGATAGATTAAGCAGGATGCAAAGTGAAAGCAATGCTCAATAA
- a CDS encoding hypothetical protein (conserved Plasmodium protein, unknown function), which yields MHNPGGEGVEGVESERRPCLKYLISLLLLLMLMLILRKQNDEEDEINNKNKMNLRKNENYRNYTFGYMREISYFKYSSVIYITPNRRILPSITYTDKYTIYVYGYDNILNNFKNISLNIDQEKDDIYISSSSSLYDNIDDDNNSYNIYMDDTFHNDLCNNSDDSNKECAIINTILVDRYLFKNMKLSNCNEEIDSLCFLVFVQLNKNKCYNFDNLSYTCHINNSIKNNNLFLPNNYCYVLLASSNINKIYEFIKLQLLNKEQINENTKNQHVQIVTHFCGNMLNQIAMIDYVNSRILFIQRYIAHTHNNNNIKSDNKSDNKSDNKSDNNTNNLNTNQHNNNIQGKSIELNLNEKNKNHIYDTFNNDIKSTYETNLNFKLTYYLSIINMNTQYKDNIEYVDYIKNKSTLNLFPPIYIGYDETSNFYYIIQYENKDFLTIIFISPITLTTYYTLKITDFYSGWLLIPKYDYENKGLILLGEYPPYEDELHVWDIANIEHSKYFVNVIKAYSNI from the exons ATGCATAATCCAGGGGGTGAAGGTGTTGAAGGTGTTGAAAGTGAAAGGAGACCATGTTTAAAATATCTAATAAGTCTTTTACTTTTATTGATGCTTATGTTAATACTGAGAAAACAGAACgatgaagaagatgaaataaataataagaataaaatgaatttaaGAAAAAACGAAAATTATAGAAATTATACATTTGGATATATGAGAGAAATTAgttattttaaatattcctctgtaatatatataacacCAAACAGGAGAATATTACCCAGTATAACATATACAGATAAGTATAcaatatatgtatatggATATGacaatatattaaataattttaaaaacatatCTTTAAATATAGATCAAGAAAAGGatgacatatatatatcatcatcttcatcattatatgataatattgatgatgacaataattcttataatatttatatggATGATACTTTCCATAATGATTTATGTAATAACTCAGATGATTCTAATAAAGAATGTGCAATTATTAATACTATACTTGTAGATAGATATTTATTTAAGAATATGAAATTATCTAATTGTAATGAAGAAATCGATAGTTTATGTTTTTTAGTTTTTGTacaattaaataaaaacaaatgttataattttgataatttatCTTATACATgtcatataaataatagtattaaaaataacaatttATTTCTTCCTAATAATTATTGTTATGTACTTTTGGCTAGTTCgaatataaacaaaatatatgaatttataaaactccaattattaaacaaagaacaaataaatgaaaatacaaaaaatcAACATGTACAAATTGTAACACATTTTTGTGGTAATATGCTCAATCAGATAGCTATGATAGATTATGTTAATTCGagaatattatttatacaaCGTTATATAGCACACacacataataataataatattaaaagtGATAACAAAAGTGATAACAAAAGTGATAATAAAagtgataataatacaaataatcTTAATACAAATcaacataataataacatacAAGGAAAATCTATTgaattaaatttaaatgaaaaaaataaaaatcatatatatgatacatttaataatgatataaagAGTACATATGAAACTAACTTAAATTTTAAActaacatattatttatccataataaatatgaatacacaatataaagataatattgaatatgtagattatataaaaaataaatcaacCCTAAATCTATTCCCacctatatatataggaTATGACGAAACATCaaacttttattatattatacaatACGAGAATAAAGATTTTCTTAccattatatttatatctcCTATAACACTTACGACATATTACACGCTAAAAATAACTGACTTTTATTCAG GATGGTTATTAATACCCAAGTATGATTATGAAAACAAAGGCTTAATACTGCTAg GTGAATATCCTCCCTATGAAGATGAACTACACGTTTGGGATATAGCCAACATAGAACATagtaaatattttgtaaatgTTATTAAAGCTTATTCAAATATTTGA
- a CDS encoding GPI mannosyltransferase I, with product MGNIYKEYKKNEKSVKYFEWLIFCVGIIIRIIIYYYGRWQDKNFNVKFTDIDYYVFSDAAKYILMNKSPYERYTYRYTPLLAYIMIPNFFVHFSFGKILFSFIDILVTILINKIIKIKYPNCKNYIFYTCLWFLNPLVIIISLRGNADVIPCFLIILTIFFIYKKHIFLSSIFYALAVNFKIYTIIYALPFMLYLNKNYLLGQNIFQLNEKEKKKNSILLNTFLYIFRIISKFFVELFKLNYEQFLFAICSSSVFLILNYVFYIIYGYEFLYESYIYHIIRRDHRHNFSLFFYLMYLSVEKNSKVIPLITFVPQIILVALFGFKYARTNLELSMFLQTISFIALNKVCTSQYFIWCIPFLPIILCAITLCKRNILLIISSILFFVLAKLQWLWWAYYLEFQGYNTFLQLFYSSVLFVISEMSICWVFMYIYYKEQKTKTS from the exons atggggaatatatataaggaatataaaaagaatgaGAAGAgtgtaaaatattttgagTGGTTGATTTTTTGTGTGGGTATAATAATTCgtataattatttattattatggAAGGTGGCAAGATAAAAACTTTAATGTTAAGTTTACAGATATAgattattatgttttttcTGATGCTgcaaaatatatacttatgAACAAGTCACCATATGAAAGATATACATATAGATATACACCTTTATTGGCATATATAATGATAccaaatttttttgttcatttttcCTTTGggaaaatattattttcatttattgATATTCTTGTTACTAttcttataaataaaattataaaaatcaaatatcctaattgtaaaaattatatattttatactTGTTTATGGTTTTTAAATCCACTAGTCATAATTATATCCCTTCGAGGTAATGCAGATGTTATCCCATGCTtcttaataatattaacaatcttttttatatataaaaaacatatCTTTTTGTCTTCCATTTTTTATGCACTAGCTGTGAactttaaaatatatacaattattTATGCACTGCCATTCatgttatatttaaataaaaattatttacTTGGGCAAAACATTTTTcaattaaatgaaaaagaaaaaaaaaaaaatagcATCCTATTAAacacatttttatatatttttcgtattatatctaaattttttgtggaattatttaaattaaattatgaaCAGTTTTTATTTGCGATATGTAGTTCGTCGgtatttttaattttaaacTATGTATTCTATATCAT ATATGGATATGAATTTTTGTATGAgtcttatatatatcatattattagaCGTGATCATAGGCATAACTTttccctttttttttaccttATGTATTTAAGTGTAGAGAAGAATTCAAAG GTTATTCCCTTAATAACATTTGTACCACAAATAATTTTAGTAGCCTTATTTGGATTTAAATATGCAAGAACGAATTTGGAATTATCCATGTTTTTACaa ACTATTTCATTTATTGCACTGAATAAAGTGTGCACATCTCAG tATTTTATTTGGTGTATTCCATTTTTACCAATTATACTTTGTGCCATAACCTTATGCAAg AGAAATATTTTGCTTATAATATCCtccattttattttttgttctGGCAAAA tTGCAGTGGCTTTGGTGGGCTTATTACCTTGAATTTCAAGGGTATAATACCTTTTTACAA TTATTTTATTCCTCGGTTTTATTTGTCATATCTGAGATGTCAATATGTTGGgtttttatgtatatttattataagGAACAAAAGACAAAAACAAGTTGA